A window of the Cannabis sativa cultivar Pink pepper isolate KNU-18-1 chromosome X, ASM2916894v1, whole genome shotgun sequence genome harbors these coding sequences:
- the LOC115723469 gene encoding uncharacterized protein LOC115723469, with protein MVNKMFKNVLRKNMKVYVDDMLVKSKSMSNHEDLKDAFSIIWELSYRGIEANLEKIKALLDIPSPRKHKNVHKLAGRIIALSRFVSKSIDKCIPFFNVLRENNKFEWTIECPLSRFEKLKEHLTKALILSKSIKGESLFLYLSLSDHAISAALVREEENVQLPVYYMSKRLLGVECKYPMIKNLSFCLLIDSWKLRPYFQVDAIKVLTNHPLCQVLQKLESSGRLLKCAMELSQFDIHYQPRISIKGRALVDFIVECTGINDDPEMPILKLEVWKIYVDRALNEKGSGAGINLISSQQLQLQSALQFEFEASNNEAEHEAMIAGLQLAKEVGAKNIELCSDSQVVVNQVSGEYQTKEEKMASYVAKPRELLKHFKHYSMK; from the exons ATGGTCAACAAAATGTTCAAGAATGTACTGAGGAAGAACATGAAAGTTTATGTCGATGACATGCTGGTGAAATCAAAATCCATGAGCAATCACGAAGATCTCAAAGATGCCTTTTCCATTATCTGGGAGC TTAGTTATCGAGGCATTGAGGCAAACCTGGAGAAGATCAAAGCCCTTTTAGACATACcttcacccagaaaacacaagAATGTTCACAAGTTAGCTGGAAGGATTATTGCACTTAGTAGATTCGTTTCTAAATCTATAGATAAGTGCATACCTTTCTTCAATGTACTTCgagaaaataataagtttgaatggACAATTGAGTGCCCACTTAGTAGATTCGAGAAACTCAAAGAACACCTAACGAAGGCTCTAATATTGTCCAAATCAATTAAGGGAGAGTCGTTATTCTTGTACCTGTCATTGTCAGATCATGCTATAAGTGCCGCCTTAGTGCGAGAAGAAGAAAATGTACAACTTCCAGTTTATTACATGAGCAAAAGATTGTTGGGCGTGGAGTGCAAATATCCTATGATTAAAAACCTTTCCTTTTGCTTACTAATTGATTCATGGAAGTTAAGACCATACTTTCAAGTTGATGCCATTAAGGTATTGACCAACCACCCTCTTTGTCAAGTATTACAAAAGCTAGAGTCATCAGGAAGACTCCTAAAGTGTGCAATGGAGCTAAGCCAATTTGATATACATTATCAACCAAGAATTTCAATCAAAGGTCGAGCCTTAGTAGATTTCATTGTCGAATGCACGGGGATAAATGATGACCCTGAAATGCCAATcttgaagttagaagtttggaAAATATATGTAGATAGAGCATTAAATGAGAAAGGTTCTGGAGCTGGAATCAATCTAATTTCTTCTCAACAACTTCAACTCCAAAGTGCACTTCAATTTGAATTCGAAGCTTCCAATAATGAAGCTGAACATGAAGCTATGATTGCTGGCTTGCAATTGGCTAAAGAGGTTGGTGCCAAGAACATTGAGCTTTGCAGCGATTCACAGGTAGTTGTCAACCAAGTTTCTGGAGAGTATCAGACGAAAGAAGAGAAGATGGCTAGTTATGTAGCAAAACCCAGGGAGCTATTGAAACATTTTAAGCACTATTCTATGAAGTAA